GCACCGCTGCGCACGAGGTGCGGCTCACACTGGAGGGCGGCATTCGCAACCCGGCATTTGTGCGGTTCATGGAGCGGCTGGGAGAAGAGAGACTGCGCAGCTTTTCAACGCTCGACTATCTGGCACTGGAACGCCTGGAGCAGGACCGGCCCTTGACTCCTGAACTGCAGGAACGCCTGCCCACACTGGCAGAGGCGGGTGTGGTGGAAGTGATGGGCCGGGGAAAGACTGCCAGGTACATGCTTGCAGCCGCGCTGTATGCGACGCTGGGCAGCAGAGGCACCTACACCCGAAAAAGGGGCCTGGACCATGGCACCAACAAGGCTCTGTTGTTGCAACACCTCAAAGACCAAGGCGGAGAGGGGGCACCACTCAGTGAATTCCGCCAGGTGCTGCCCTCGCTCACCATCAAGGCGGTGCAAAAGCTGCTGGATGAGTTGCGCAATGACGGATTGATATACGTCGTTGGCCAGAGACGCTGGGCTCGCTGGCATCTGGCAGATGGGGTTGTTTAAACCAGCGTTTAACCCAAAAGGTCAAAGCTTTGGATTTCCCCTAAAAAATAACATTGTGAATCAATGACTTATAAAACCCGGCAGGTTCAAACAAGCAATGCCGGCGGGTGCAATGCCTGGATGGCGCGGCTGATCAGCGATTACTTTCGGCCCATTTCCATCGCCTGAAGCCGGCCGCTCCCGCAGGCATGGCTACAGAAGCAGATTCGACCCTTTCCGCTTTTTCTTTGATCGAAGGACCAGCAACCATGCTCCCCCGCGACATCTACATCGCCGCCACCGCCCGCACCGCCATCGGCTCCTTCGGCGGCGCCTTGAAGGACGTGCCCAACACGCGCCTGGCCACCACCGCCGTGCAGGCGGCCCTCGCGCGCAGCGGCATCGCGGCCGATGCCGTGGGCCATGTGGTGATGGGCAACGTGATTCCCACCGACACGAAGGATGCCTACCTCGCGCGCGTGGCCGCCATCGATGCGGGCTGCCCGGTGGAGACGCCGGCCTTCAACGTGAACCGGCTCTGCGGCTCCGGGCTGCAGGCCATCGTCTCGGCGGCGCAGGCCATCGCGCTGGGCGACTGCGACGTGGCCATCGGCGGGGGCTCCGAATCGATGAGCCGCGGCCCCTACTTCGACACCGCGGCGCGCTGGGGCGCGCGCATGGGCGATGCCACGAGCATCGACTACATGCTCGGCATCCTGCACGACCCCTGGCAGAAGATGCACATGGGCATCACGGCCGAGAACGTGGCCGAGCGCTACCGCATCGGCCGCGCCATGCAGGACGAGCTGGCGGCCACCAGCCAGCAGCGCGCGGCGGCGGCCATCGCCGCCGGCCATTTCAAGGAGCAGATCGTCCCGGTGGAGATCGCCTCGCGCAAGGGCACGGTGGTGTTCGATACCGACGAGCACGTGCGCGCGGGCACCACGGTGGAGGCGCTGGCCGGCATGAAGCCGGCTTTCCGCAAGGAGGGCGGCACGGTCACGGCCGGCAACGCCTCGGGCATCAACGACGGCGCGGCCGCGCTGGTGCTGGTGGCCGGCGACCGCGCCGCGGCGCTGGGCGCGCGGCCGCTCGCACGCCTCGTGGGCTATGCGCATGCCGGCGTGGACCCCGCCTACATGGGCATCGGCCCGGTGCCGGCCACGCGCGCCGTGCTGCAGCGCACGGGGCTGTCGGTGCAGGATCTGGACGTGGTCGAAGCCAACGAAGCCTTCGCCGCCCAGGCCTGCGCGGTGATCCAGGAACTGGGCCTGGACCCGGCCCGCGTCAACCCGAACGGCTCGGGCATTTCGCTGGGCCATCCCGTGGGCGCGACGGGCGCGATCATCGCCACCAAGGCCATCGCGGAGCTGCACCGCACGGGCGGGCGCTATGCACTGGTGACGATGTGCATCGGCGGCGGGCAGGGCATCGCGGCGATTTTCGAACGCGTTTGAAACTGTTGGAAACAGCCCCGGCAATTGACACGCCGCCGACTAGGATCGCCCTTTTTTGCTCGACCACGGAAAACGATGCCTTACGTCTACCAGAATGCCGAATCGCTGGAGGGAACCAGCAAGGTCGGCAGCAAGCACTGCGTTGCCCTGCTGCAGCACTACGCGCACCTGCCCCAGACCAGTTCCTGGAAACAGGGCGAGACCGTGTTCGGCAATGCCAAGATCAAGAAGGGCACGGCGATCGCCACCTTCAACAGCGCCGGCAAGTACGGCAGCCTGCCCACGGGCAACCACGCCGCGTTCTTCATCTCGCAGGATGCCGGCGGCATCTGGATCATGGACCAGTGGCTGAGCGATACGCAAAAGCCCAAGGTGTCCGTGCGCTACGTACGCCCCAAGCTCCAGCTCAAGAACGGGAATTTCTCCGATCCCAGCAACAACGCTGCGGCGTATTCCGTCATCGAGTGACTGAAAAAGGAGAAGGCACCATGCGCCACCCCCCCCTTCCGCGCCGCCTGGCCGCCCGCCGTGCCGCCTTCGTGCTGGCAGCGGCGGTCCTGTCCGGCCCTGCGCTCGCGGCCCCGAAAGCGCTCGAATGCCCGGCCACCGTGCGCCTCGCCTCGCCCCGCGCGGAGGCCACCGGCCTGCCCGTGGGCACGGAGGTCGTGCTCAGCCAGAGCCCCCTGCGCCTCACCGGCCACAACGTGTTCGACGGCCCGCCCGCCCAGGGCGCGGCGCTCATGCCGCAGTCGGACAAACCCGCCAAGGGGGGCAAGGGCCCGTCCACGGCCGTGTGGGCCTTCGAGGGCGACTACCCGCAGGGCAAGTTCCTTGCGTGCGACTACGCCGAAGGCGCCGTGCGCGTCGTGCAGCGCGTGGACGATGCCGTCAAGCGCTGCACGTCCACGTCCAGCACATCGACGAACCCCGCCACCCTGCAGACACGGTTCGCCTGCGAGTGAGCCATCCAGCGGGGGCGCGAAGGGGCCGCGGCGCGAAAAGGTGCCCGCTGCCCCCTCGCCGGCACCCGTTAATTTGCTATTATTTATATAGCAAACTATTCAATGGAATAGCCGGCATGACCGGCTTTTCACTTAT
The DNA window shown above is from Acidovorax sp. NCPPB 4044 and carries:
- a CDS encoding STY0301 family protein, whose amino-acid sequence is MRHPPLPRRLAARRAAFVLAAAVLSGPALAAPKALECPATVRLASPRAEATGLPVGTEVVLSQSPLRLTGHNVFDGPPAQGAALMPQSDKPAKGGKGPSTAVWAFEGDYPQGKFLACDYAEGAVRVVQRVDDAVKRCTSTSSTSTNPATLQTRFACE
- a CDS encoding acetyl-CoA C-acyltransferase family protein; its protein translation is MLPRDIYIAATARTAIGSFGGALKDVPNTRLATTAVQAALARSGIAADAVGHVVMGNVIPTDTKDAYLARVAAIDAGCPVETPAFNVNRLCGSGLQAIVSAAQAIALGDCDVAIGGGSESMSRGPYFDTAARWGARMGDATSIDYMLGILHDPWQKMHMGITAENVAERYRIGRAMQDELAATSQQRAAAAIAAGHFKEQIVPVEIASRKGTVVFDTDEHVRAGTTVEALAGMKPAFRKEGGTVTAGNASGINDGAAALVLVAGDRAAALGARPLARLVGYAHAGVDPAYMGIGPVPATRAVLQRTGLSVQDLDVVEANEAFAAQACAVIQELGLDPARVNPNGSGISLGHPVGATGAIIATKAIAELHRTGGRYALVTMCIGGGQGIAAIFERV
- a CDS encoding BPSL0067 family protein, producing the protein MPYVYQNAESLEGTSKVGSKHCVALLQHYAHLPQTSSWKQGETVFGNAKIKKGTAIATFNSAGKYGSLPTGNHAAFFISQDAGGIWIMDQWLSDTQKPKVSVRYVRPKLQLKNGNFSDPSNNAAAYSVIE